The window TAGAACGAGTGCAACGAGTGTAATGAACGGCTCTCCGGATTAAATTAGATGGCGCTGAAATCGACTATCTATGTACTCGTTGAACGAAACGAAAGAAACGAGCATAACGAATTAATTGATAAAAACGAATACGTTCTATTCAATGAGCATAACGAACGGTAGGATTTAACAGGATGGTATTCCATTCATCGAGCGAAACACCCGCACTGAACGCACCAATCGTAACGAGCGAAACGAACAAAACGAGCACAACGAACTCATCACAGATAACGACCGATATGAGCGACACGAACACTTCACGAATCACCGTAGCGAATCAGAAAGGAGGTGCCGGGAAAACAACGGACGTCATCCATACCGGCGGCGCTCTCGCCGCACGAGGACACGATGTCCTCCTCGTCGACATCGACTACCACGGCGGGCTCACATGTTCACTCGGCTACAACGATCTCTACTACGACACAGACCGGACCACGCTCTTCGACGTACTCGACTTCGACCAAATGGAGGCAGTGAACGACGTCATCGTCGAACATGAGGAGTTCGATATTCTCCCTGCCAGCGAGAAGCTCGCGAACAATAAGAACATCCAGACGCTGCTCGAAGCTCCCAAGAGTCGAGAGCGACTGGGTATGACCCTCGATGAACTTGACAAAGACTACGATTACATCATCGTCGATACCCCACCGTCACTCAACGTTCTCACCGATAACGCACTCGTCGCTACAGGAAACGTGATTATCCCTGTGATTCCGGAGAAGCTAAACGCCAATAGCCTCCAGATTTTCGCAAAACAGCTCAGATCGCTCGAACCAGCCTACGGGGACATCAACCGTCTCGCAATCATGTGCAATCGCGTCGAGCAGAATGGCGAACACCGGAATACGATTGCAGAAATCGAATCAGCATATTCACTACCGGTTTTCCAGATTCCGAAGCGCACCGACCTGTCCCAATCAATCGGCCAAGGAACGTCCATTTTCGGCTTCGACAAAGAGAACAAGCGCGTTGAGGATGCCCGCCAGTTATTCACTGAAATCGCTGATCTCCTTGACGAGACGTTTGAGAAGACTGCTCGGGAGGAGGTGAAAACATGAGTGATGGCTGGGGTGATGCCTCAGGTATCGAAGGCAACTACGAAAACAACGAGGAAGAAGAAACGAACGAGGCGACTGAAACCGACCAAACCAGTTCATCGACTGAAACACAGAAGACGAGCTCACCGAACGAAACGAAGGAAACGACTTCATCGAGTGAAACGAATAAAACGAGCAAGACGAACATCAAGGACGAATGGAACGGCCGGACGATCTACATCCCGGACAACATCCTCGATGATTTGGAGGATACGTACCTTGAGTCCCAACTGAAACTCCGGAAAGCCGGTCGTGACGAATTCAAGAAGAACCGGCATTTCTACCCACTCCTCGTGCAGTTTGGGCTCGAAGCCCTCTCGGACGCCGACGCTGACGAAATTCAGGTTCGACTCTCCGAGATCGGCGATAAATAGATTTCTGTGGGACTGTTGAATCGCTCTAGCATAGTTGGCAGCACGATTTCTTTATTCAGTCGGTATTAAAAACTGAGAACACGGGTACTGTCTATTTACGCAAAACCGTTAGAGGGAGGAGTTGATCACCAGCTTGTCACCGTCTCGAAAACCGACTGGCGAAACCGATTTCCGGCCTCTAAGCCCGGACGGGTCGACGTCCTTCATCTGGTCACTATCGAGTGATGTCGCATTCACTGCTGGGTCCTGACTGAACTACCCATAACCCTACAGTCGTGGAGGAGTCCCCATACGGTGGCTTCAACACAGCCCCTGAGTTAGTGTGCGGCATTCGGATGACCTATAAGACTCCCTGAGACTCTAGGTGCCGAGCGAAGAATTCGGGAATCTTCCCTTGACGATTTTTAAGAAATTCTTCGACATTATCGACGTCCGGCGGTATTCTCAACTGCAGCGCGACTGACCGATCTACACCTTTGGACATAAGACGCAGTTCTCCGAAGTTCATCGATCCCATCTCCAACATCTGGTCGAAGTTGCTTGCCCACTTACCCATTTCGTAGTCAGATTCTTCAAGTATATCGACCAGCATCCCGTAGTACTTAACCAGAATAAATCGAACGTCGTCGTTCACGAGGTCAAGGATTGTTCTAATACACTTACTCAGACCCTCATCCCCAACGTTTGCTTGCCTAGAATCGATCATGGACTTGTACGTCTCTCCCCGAAGCCACTGATTAGCAACTACTACGATCGGCTCCAGCGCTCCGTGCTTCGTTTCTCGGTTTGGGGGGTCGATCCCGTATTCATCATCCTTGGTGAACTTGAATACCTGATTCAACTGCTGAGTGATCCGCATAAGTTTATCGTAACTGTATTCTGCCGTATTCTCACCAATCACCCACCTTTCCGGATTCTTCATTACCAGCCTGTAGAGCGTGTTCTGCTCCACCGGATCAACAGTTGGGTTCCGCCTCAGCAGTTTTTCCGGGATTTCGATGTCTTCAAGAGTCCGATCGAGTTCCTCTTTTGCCGATGAGATATCTGAATCCGAGAGCCCCTTGTTGGAGAGATATTCGTCGACATCGTAGTCGGACTTGAGGTAGCGAGAGCGAAGTAGAACCGACGTATACCGCGTCGATGCGTCTTTGAGCTGCCGGAGGTCGTTGCTACCGAGCGCGGTGATGAGTTTGTTCGGGTTGTCTGTAGCTTGCGAGGTAGCGGGGTTGACCGATTCCTCCGTATCGCTATCCAATTTCTCATCCACCCACTCGTCATCTTCGGCCTCAACGCAATAGATAGAACCGTACAAGCGAGAATCAACACGACCGACCCGTCCGACGAGGTTCTGAAAGTCGAGTTCTGACAGCTCATCGTCTCCTCGATATGCACTGGTTAGGAAGATTTTCTCTGCGGGGAGGTTCACTCCCTCCAATAGAGTAGAAGTACATACGATTGTATCTAGCCCCACCTTCGAGCGATAGAGGTCTTCTATCTCCTCCCTCGCAATCTTCGGAACTCGGCCATGGTGGAAGGCCACTCCTTTTTCGAGGTGGTCAATGAGTGGATAGTCTTCGTGGATCGTGTTCTTCAGAAATTCGGTGAGATCATCGATTCTCGCAGACGTTATCTCTCGGTTCCGGTTGTTTGCGATAGCGTCAGCTCGATCCTCGGCTAGATTGGTTTTGCTGGCATATACCAGATTCTGGCTATTTTGCCCATATTCATCGATTATGGTGGTCAGTGCTCTAGTCTTGCTATTGTTGACCGTAGTATACGTGAGGTCGTCCGGTTCGGCTATCGTGAACTCTAATTTGTCTCCAGAAGGACTGTAGAGGACAACATCAACCATCCGTCTAGATCTGGATTGGTTTTTTGCTCTCTTAAACCGAATAATCGCCTTCATTTGAAGGACCGGTGTAAATGCGGTTTTGATCTGTACGACCTCTCGGTTTGTCAGGCTGCTTAGAGTATCCTGTGGCTCCTCAAGATAGGGACCTGCGGCGACGATTTGAGTTTCCGGCCAGGATTCACTGAGTAATTGAATGATATCCTCGAATAAGACACCCCTCTGCCCGTCCTGGACGTTCTGAATCTCATCGAAGAATATCAGGTCTGGCTCAATCCTCGCCCTAGTGTCCTCGTCGATGAGTCGCAGACACCGCTCAGGAGTAACTACTAAGAATGAGTTCAAATCTGTTTCCAGATCCTCTGATTCCTCCTCGAAATATGCGCCGGTTCTGACCTCAATCTCTTGCTCTCCGTCTAGATCATCGTTAAGACTGGAGAGCTTTTCGCTCACCTCCGCAATGAGTGCTCTAGTCGGGACGACGTAGATTGCTTCGAAGACATCCTCGCTTTCGAGCTCTCTCTGGATGTATTTCCGGAGTATGAATGACTTCCCGGAAGATGTCGGACCGGATATCGCGATATCCTTCCCTGCCTGAAGCGCATTTAGGATATCCTTCTGGAAGGAGGACAGCACAGTCCCATCACCGAGTTCGTGTTGCTGGAGGTCAGAACTCAGCTCGAGGCCTAACGCAGAGTCAAGCGATGAAATGAGCCTCTCCTCGAAGCTGACATCTGCCTGTTCTCGCCGAACGGTATTGAACGTTTGAAGATTGCCAATGCGAGAGAGAACAATATAGAGGTACCGTTCGTACATCTCCTCGTCATCGGTCCCTCGCTTCTCAATATATGCGAGAATCGCAAAGGAAAGGGCCTTGGACTGGTGTTCCTCGTCATCACTGGAAGCGAGAAGTGATGCCACCCAAGCACTCTTTTGGAGTTTACTCTCCGAATTCTGATCCCAACGATAATCTGTAACGCCGAGATCATTATAGAGCAAATCTTTTATCAGTGTGTCCAGACAGTCATTGAAGAACTCCAGGTCCGCTGCGTTTTCGTATGTAGACATTAGTGGTTCGTTGTCCAGGGGTAGATAGCCGCTTTAACGTTCTCTACAAACCGATCTTTGTCCTCTAGTGGGAGGAAAAAGAATGTCAGCCAGTGTTTTCGAAGGTGACTGTAGTCACTCTCCAGAGAGTCGGTTACTTTGGAGAGTAAGTCAGTATCCTCGACATGGTCTTGGAGCTGGTCTACTAGTTCCTGATCGTCCTCGACCGGCTTTGTCTGGAATTCCTCCAGCTCCTCATCCTCATATCCGACGAAAATTGGGTGTAGCATTTGGTAATCTTGGGATTCCCCCGTGAAAAGGGATGAGAGCAGTTCGATCTTCTCTTTCGAGAGATTATCGCTCGGATTACCCATAGCAACCGTTAACTCGTGCTGATTTCGGAGTTGGCTATCTTCTCCGTGGAATCGATCTGTGCTGTCAAGAGCTTCCTCAACCCCATCGTCCAAATCGGTGTACATCTTCGCCTCACCAATTCCTAACGTCGGGGATCCTTCGTATTCCCCGAAGAAGAGGCCGTCAGATCCCTTAACCTGATCAGTCGGGTTTTGTTTCCACCCAAGCTTGTGCGACATCATGGGGATGTCAAGGAAACCTTCAACCATTGTAAATAGAATCAGCTCTCCCCACTTACCATCCATCTTAGCATCATCTCTGTAGTCTGAGAGCTGCTGTGCTTCAAGATGAGGCCGATCGTACTCCTGAATCTCTTCTTCCGACAGCGCAAAGAACATGAATTTGTTTCGAAGAAAATTCACGAATCCATCATAATCCAGCGTTCCGTAACTTGGGCTGACGATAAAAGAGGACGCCCTAATCTTATTCTCACGCCATTCACCAGCATCAGAGAGCTTATCCAGCAGTTCTGACTTCTCGATTACAGTATGCTCTGACCAAGGAACTTGAATCTCATTCTCCATTTTGGGTTCTATTTAGTTACAAGAAAATTTACCCCCGAGTTTAAAAAGCTATCCAAAACTACACATGAGTGCTTAGTGTCTACTAGAGGTTCCACAGATAATTCTAAGTGATGAATTCGGACTACCAGCTACTGGAATTTTTAACGTTCGCCGATGGGCGGAGGCGCATTTGACCTCCGTCGAATACTTACTCACTCTGTACCACCGTCTGTAGACTCGTCAAGGACATCTCGGATTTTGACATAGGTTTCATATTGAATGAATGAAAATAACCGAAAAGAACTGATGAGCTGGATGGAATTTGTCGAGAAATACGATACCCAAATCCTAGTGCTACTGAGTTTATCCGGCCTTAGCCATCTCCTCTCCCGATGGATTCACGAGAACTACTACCTACTTGAGTACATCTTCTTGATTCTAGTTTTCGGGCTAATTCA is drawn from Halorussus lipolyticus and contains these coding sequences:
- a CDS encoding DEAD/DEAH box helicase, whose protein sequence is MSTYENAADLEFFNDCLDTLIKDLLYNDLGVTDYRWDQNSESKLQKSAWVASLLASSDDEEHQSKALSFAILAYIEKRGTDDEEMYERYLYIVLSRIGNLQTFNTVRREQADVSFEERLISSLDSALGLELSSDLQQHELGDGTVLSSFQKDILNALQAGKDIAISGPTSSGKSFILRKYIQRELESEDVFEAIYVVPTRALIAEVSEKLSSLNDDLDGEQEIEVRTGAYFEEESEDLETDLNSFLVVTPERCLRLIDEDTRARIEPDLIFFDEIQNVQDGQRGVLFEDIIQLLSESWPETQIVAAGPYLEEPQDTLSSLTNREVVQIKTAFTPVLQMKAIIRFKRAKNQSRSRRMVDVVLYSPSGDKLEFTIAEPDDLTYTTVNNSKTRALTTIIDEYGQNSQNLVYASKTNLAEDRADAIANNRNREITSARIDDLTEFLKNTIHEDYPLIDHLEKGVAFHHGRVPKIAREEIEDLYRSKVGLDTIVCTSTLLEGVNLPAEKIFLTSAYRGDDELSELDFQNLVGRVGRVDSRLYGSIYCVEAEDDEWVDEKLDSDTEESVNPATSQATDNPNKLITALGSNDLRQLKDASTRYTSVLLRSRYLKSDYDVDEYLSNKGLSDSDISSAKEELDRTLEDIEIPEKLLRRNPTVDPVEQNTLYRLVMKNPERWVIGENTAEYSYDKLMRITQQLNQVFKFTKDDEYGIDPPNRETKHGALEPIVVVANQWLRGETYKSMIDSRQANVGDEGLSKCIRTILDLVNDDVRFILVKYYGMLVDILEESDYEMGKWASNFDQMLEMGSMNFGELRLMSKGVDRSVALQLRIPPDVDNVEEFLKNRQGKIPEFFARHLESQGVL
- a CDS encoding ParA family protein — its product is MSDTNTSRITVANQKGGAGKTTDVIHTGGALAARGHDVLLVDIDYHGGLTCSLGYNDLYYDTDRTTLFDVLDFDQMEAVNDVIVEHEEFDILPASEKLANNKNIQTLLEAPKSRERLGMTLDELDKDYDYIIVDTPPSLNVLTDNALVATGNVIIPVIPEKLNANSLQIFAKQLRSLEPAYGDINRLAIMCNRVEQNGEHRNTIAEIESAYSLPVFQIPKRTDLSQSIGQGTSIFGFDKENKRVEDARQLFTEIADLLDETFEKTAREEVKT
- a CDS encoding DUF1837 domain-containing protein, with the protein product MENEIQVPWSEHTVIEKSELLDKLSDAGEWRENKIRASSFIVSPSYGTLDYDGFVNFLRNKFMFFALSEEEIQEYDRPHLEAQQLSDYRDDAKMDGKWGELILFTMVEGFLDIPMMSHKLGWKQNPTDQVKGSDGLFFGEYEGSPTLGIGEAKMYTDLDDGVEEALDSTDRFHGEDSQLRNQHELTVAMGNPSDNLSKEKIELLSSLFTGESQDYQMLHPIFVGYEDEELEEFQTKPVEDDQELVDQLQDHVEDTDLLSKVTDSLESDYSHLRKHWLTFFFLPLEDKDRFVENVKAAIYPWTTNH